One Pyrus communis chromosome 13, drPyrComm1.1, whole genome shotgun sequence genomic window carries:
- the LOC137712794 gene encoding IQ domain-containing protein IQM3-like produces MKMETQTQTLPTFDNPPFSYSVTALGSRDFRSSEMSGVGPKCLAPEVLHGAPASDTVAPVGEWSESTAAVKVQKLYRSYRTRRRLADSAVVVEEYWWQAIDSWRLNRSTISFFDHGESVAKRWNRVGKNASKVGKGLSKDAKAQKLAFQHWIEAIDPRHRYGHSLHVYYEEWSKADAGQPFFYWLDVGDGKELELKECPRLKLRQQCIKYLGPQERVHYEYIVEEGKLIHSQTGELLHTKDGSPGAKWIFVMSTSKRLYAGVKKKGVFHHSSFLAGGATIAAGRLEAENGILKSISAYSGHYRPTDERLDTFLSVLKDNGVNLDEVQIHKATDDSDSYDGGKSNGGSTFRMPTNFETPQPEIPEEVEKTQSAESTELPQAEPKTEYKRTLSGGLHSPRTEVPQNKILLRINSKTSVKSYQLGHQLSLKWSTGAGPRIGCVADYPVELRTQALEFVNLSPRSPPTPSYRRFGGFTSPTSNLTSPTSGFTSHTSNSTMDVNNVD; encoded by the exons ATGAAGATGGAAACTCAGACACAAACCCTCCCAACCTTCGACAATCCTCCGTTTTCTTACTCCGTCACCGCCCTCGGTTCCCGCGACTTCCGCAGCTCCGAAATGTCTGGCGTTGGCCCGAAATGCTTGGCCCCCGAAGTGCTTCACGGGGCGCCAGCGAGTGACACGGTTGCGCCGGTGGGCGAGTGGTCGGAGTCGACTGCGGCGGTGAAGGTTCAGAAGCTGTATCGGAGTTACCGCACCCGGCGCAGATTAGCCGACTCCGCCGTCGTCGTTGAAGAATACTG GTGGCAAGCGATAGATTCGTGGAGATTGAACCGCAGCACGATTTCGTTCTTTGATCACGGCGAATCTGTGGCTAAACGTTGGAACCGTGTCGGCAAGAATGCTTCTAag GTGGGCAAGGGGCTATCCAAAGACGCCAAAGCACAGAAATTGGCTTTTCAGCATTGGATTGAAGct ATTGATCCGAGGCATAGGTATGGGCATAGCTTGCATGTGTATTATGAAGAGTGGTCTAAAGCAGATGCTGGTCAGCCATTTTTTTACTG GTTGGATGTAGGAGATGGAAAAGAGCTTGAGCTAAAAGAATGCCCGAGATTGAAGCTTCGGCAACAATGCATCAAGTATCTTGGACCT CAAGAGAGAGTGCATTATGAATACATTGTCGAGGAAGGGAAACTTATTCACTCGCAAACTGGAGAGCTTCTTCATACAAAGGATGGATCTCCGGGAGCTAAGTGGATATTCGTTATGAGCACCTCTAAGAGACTCTATGCTGGCGTT aaaaagaaaggggTTTTCCATCATTCTAGCTTCTTGGCTGGAGGAGCAACGATAGCCGCTGGAAGGCTAGAGGCAGAGAATGGAATTCTGAAG TCAATCTCTGCATATAGCGGGCATTACCGGCCAACAGATGAAAGGCTTGATACCTTTTTATCAGTTCTCAAGGATAATGGGGTGAACCTTGACGAAGTTCAG ATACACAAGGCCACTGACGATTCTGATAGCTATGATGGTGGCAAGTCTAATGGTGGGAGTACATTTAGAATGCCAACCAACTTTGAAACTCCTCAACCGGAGATTCCAGAAGAAGTGGAGAAAACCCAATCCGCAGAATCCACTGAACTTCCACAAGCGGAACCCAAAACTGAGTACAAGAGGACTTTATCCGGTGGTCTTCATAGTCCAAGAACTGAGGTCCCTCAGAATAAGATACTGCTAAGGATCAACTCCAAGACCTCAGTGAAATCATACCAACTCGGGCATCAGCTATCCCTCAAGTGGTCAACAGGAGCTGGCCCGAGAATCGGTTGTGTTGCTGACTATCCGGTAGAGCTGAGAACGCAGGCCTTAGAGTTTGTTAACCTATCTCCGAGATCTCCCCCAACGCCATCCTACAGGCGGTTCGGTGGTTTCACATCACCTACATCGAATCTCACATCACCAACATCTGGTTTCACATCACATACATCGAATTCCACCATGGATGTCAATAACGTTGATTAG
- the LOC137713329 gene encoding histidine-containing phosphotransfer protein 1-like translates to MALPELKAQIKILIQSMLHEGMLDYQFTQLQELQNSSNPNFVAEIIKLFCDNTKKVITELEQYLCEDVDFCKLTPFVLQLQGSSSSIGARQITLACADLSQASADKNKEG, encoded by the exons ATGGCGTTACCTGAACTCAAggcacaaatcaaaattttaatccaATCCATGCTTCATGAG GGTATGTTGGATTACCAGTTTACTCAACTACAAGAGTTGCAAAATTCAAGCAATCCCAATTTTGTTGCTGAAATAATCAAGTTGTTTTGTGACAACACAAAAAAGGTTATAACAGAGTTGGAGCAATATTT ATGTGAAGATGTTGACTTTTGCAAGTTGACTCCTTTTGTTCTTCAACTCCAAGGAAGTAGCTCTAG CATTGGCGCACGGCAAATAACACTAGCTTGTGCTGATCTTAGCCAGGCTTCTGCTGACAAAAACAAGGAAGGGTGA